One Diospyros lotus cultivar Yz01 chromosome 1, ASM1463336v1, whole genome shotgun sequence genomic window carries:
- the LOC127789038 gene encoding BTB/POZ domain-containing protein At3g44820 — protein MAPAGKASAFNREGNDWFCNAGLPSDVTVSVDGANFHLHKFPLTSKCGKIAKAIEESQNIHDGTFRITLEGFPGGADIFLLAAKVCYGVRMEFTAKNIIAVYCAADYLEMTDEYGEDNLLSRSESFFHSNVLRNWKDCVLALQSSEPVITRADELQIINKCLNAISMMVCTDPSLFGWPMMMYGSLQSPGGSILWNGINTGARIRSSESDWWFEDISYLSVHLFKRLIQTMEARGIRPENLAGAIMYYTKKYLPGLGRWQGGQSTKTRTVASFSMTPAVVNQKALLESIVKLLPEKKGKSYCRFLLGLLRVALILGVNDTCQDSLERKIGMQLELATLDSLLIPNYSDSDTLYNTDCVERIIHHFTSVEPGVSSFSPPSFDAEASPSSEPLKKVAKLIDGYIAEVASDVNLKPGKIRLLAEALPESSRSFHDGLYRALDIYFKAHPWLPEREKEQLCNIIDFQKLSIDACAHASQNERLPLRVILQVLFFEQLQLRKALAGYLHVLDPETAPAGPMNIPGDTAGQIIQRDGWVSVVRENQVLKVDMENMRSRVGELEEEFSKIKQEMKRVSKSNSSLNSPRLVARRMGCNPHPRSSDAQPDIVESTGPTPRGSSVEQQQPSNHSGHRKSFSLF, from the exons ATGGCTCCTGCTGGGAAGGCTTCTGCGTTCAACCGTGAGGGAAACGACTG GTTCTGCAATGCAGGTTTGCCAAGCGATGTCACCGTATCTGTAGATGGAGCAAATTTTCATCTGCACAAG TTTCCACTTACATCAAAATGTGGGAAGATAGCTAAAGCAATTGAAGAATCTCAAAATATACATGACGGAACTTTCAGAATTACCCTAGAAGGATTCCCTGGAGGAGCTGACATTTTCTTGCTTGCTGCTAAAGTCTGCTATGGGGTTCGGATGGAATTTACAGCTAAAAACATAATAGCAGTGTATTGTGCAGCAGACTATCTTGAAATGACTGATGAGTATGGAGAAGATAACTTGCTTTCCAGGTCAGAAAGTTTCTTTCATAGCAATGTGCTCCGAAACTGGAAGGATTGTGTTTTGGCTCTTCAAAGTTCTGAGCCTGTGATAACAAGAGCTGATGAGCTTCAGATCATTAACAAATGTTTGAATGCTATATCTATGATGGTTTGTACAGATCCTAGTTTGTTTGGATGGCCTATGATGATGTATGGTAGCTTACAGAGTCCGGGAGGAAGTATTCTGTGGAATGGAATAAACACTGGTGCCAGAATACGAAGCTCCGAATCAGACTGGTGGTTTGAAGATATCTCTTATCTCAGTGTGCATTTGTTTAAGAGACTTATTCAGACTATGGAAGCAAGAGGTATAAGACCGGAAAACTTGGCAGGTGCTATAATGTATTATACTAAAAAATACCTTCCAGGTTTGGGGCGATGGCAGGGTGGACAAAGTACCAAAACTAGAACAGTAGCAAGTTTTAGCATGACACCCGCAGTTGTAAATCAAAAGGCACTATTGGAAAGCATTGTAAAGCTACTGCCTGAAAAGAAGGGGAAATCTTATTGCCGGTTTCTGTTAGGACTTCTTCGTGTTGCATTGATATTAGGTGTTAATGATACATGCCAAGACTCTTTAGAGAGGAAAATAGGAATGCAACTGGAACTTGCCACTCTTGATAGTCTGCTGATACCTAATTATTCAGATTCTGATACTTTGTATAATACCGACTGTGTTGAGCGGATTATTCATCATTTTACATCTGTAGAACCGGGtgtatcttcattttctccacCCTCCTTTGACGCAGAAGCATCACCATCATCTGAACCATTGAAGAAAGTTGCAAAACTGATTGATGGTTATATTGCTGAGGTTGCTTCTGATGTGAACTTGAAACCTGGAAAAATACGGCTGCTTGCGGAGGCCCTTCCAGAATCCTCAAGATCTTTCCATGATGGGTTATACAGAGCACTCGACATTTACTTTAAG GCACACCCTTGGCTCccagaaagagaaaaggaacaACTGTGCAACATCATTGACTTCCAGAAGCTCTCTATTGATGCTTGCGCACATGCATCACAAAATGAAAGGTTGCCACTCAGGGTTATTCTTCAAGTCCTCTTCTTTGAGCAGTTGCAATTGAGAAAAGCTTTAGCAGGCTACCTCCATGTTTTAGATCCTGAAACAGCTCCTGCAGGTCCAATGAACATCCCAGGTGACACAGCAGGTCAGATCATACAGAGAGATGGATGGGTGTCGGTGGTACGTGAGAACCAGGTTTTGAAAGTGGACATGGAGAACATGAGGTCAAGAGTTGGAGAACTTGAAGAAGAATTTAGCAAAATAAAGCAAGAGATGAAAAGGGTAAGCAAGTCGAATAGTTCTCTTAATTCTCCTCGCCTTGTTGCTCGGAGGATGGGTTGCAATCCCCACCCGAGATCATCTGATGCTCAACCTGACATTGTCGAAAGCACAGGACCCACACCAAGAGGGTCGTCAGTTGAGCAGCAACAGCCTTCCAACCATTCTGGGCATCGTAAAAGTTTCTCTTTGTTTTGA